The Triticum dicoccoides isolate Atlit2015 ecotype Zavitan chromosome 6A, WEW_v2.0, whole genome shotgun sequence genome has a window encoding:
- the LOC119316303 gene encoding uncharacterized protein LOC119316303, whose translation MPVITEDGQPIEDPNSNGEQQTNNGSLPKEVIQWKLLLHQIGLDVNQIDRTLVYYESQENLARDILTVYAWVDTDIGYCQGMSDLCSPISIILEHEADAFWCFERLMRRVAPMQLSHRPYPVLNVPPPMPCAKSTTALRTQASHAWAIPLIDLGSGRWPSARRNSTSSTPAAIPFLCSPSSPMSTGEICG comes from the exons ATGCCTGTCATAACTGAAGATGGCCAGCCTATTGAGGATCCTAACTCAAATGGAGAACAACAAACCAATAATGGATCTCTGCCAAAAGAAGTTATTCAATGGAAACTTCTTCTGCACCAAATTG GTCTCGATGTTAATCAAATTGACCGTACACTAGTTTATTACGAGAGCCAGGAGAACTTGGCACGGGACATTCTTACAGTGTACGCATGGGTGGACACTGACATCGGTTACTGTCAGG GAATGAGTGATCTTTGTTCACCAATATCAATCATTTTGGAACATGAAGCGGATGCTTTTTGGTGCTTTGAACGTCTGATGCGCAGAGTG GCTCCGATGCAGCTCTCCCACCGGCCATACCCCGTGCTGAACGTCCCTCCGCCGATGCCATGCGCAAAATCCACCACGGCTCTCCGCACGCAGGCGTCCCACGCCTGGGCTATCCCCTTGATCGACCTGGGCTCCGGGAGGTGGCCGAGTGCGCGTCGGAACTCCACGTCCAGCACGCCAGCTGCAATCCCCTTCCTGTGTTCGCCGTCGTCTCCGATGAGCACCGGAGAGATTTGTGGGTAA